A stretch of DNA from Caretta caretta isolate rCarCar2 chromosome 24, rCarCar1.hap1, whole genome shotgun sequence:
AGCTTTCAAATTAGGGGCTCTTTGATTTTCATTCAAAAAAGCTTttcatttccctttctttacCAAACATTCCTTTGTAAACCTCAAGGGGCAGATGCTGAGCCAGGATACATCAGCGCAGTTCTATAAATTTCTATGACATTCTGTGTCTTAAAACTGAGCGGAGAAATTGACACTGCTCAGGTAGAAGAAATCCTGTCAGGggtatattttccattttcaaacatTCTAATTATAGATGAAAATCTTACTGTGGAGAAGGGTCTGGCAGAATGCCCTTGGTTGGCCAGATTTAGAATGAATCCAATCTCCTCTCACAGCAATTTGACCACCGAAGAAGTACTCCTTAACTCTGCCTGTTTTACCcgtcttccttttctttacaaGCTGAATTCTCTTACAGGACCCAATTCTCTTGGATGCTCATGAACAGAGATACAGTAGCTGATGTTTCCCACTCATTTCACTGTACATTGGATCTGAGCAGCTGCGGTTGAAAGTGCCCAGTATGCTCAGACAGATACACTCCACACAGGGTTTTCTCTAAGCTAGCCTGGATAAAGTGCCTTTCTTCAGTTTGAAGCTGATGGAGCTATGCTGGTACACACTGGTTCAACATCCACCCTTAAACTGTAAAATAGATataaaagggaaatgcaaaggtGCATTGAATGAAAATCAAAGAGTCCAATTTCAGAGTCTGAGAATCACAAATGAGTACTGGAATGACATCTGAGACCTtgacatacattttaaaagcGAATCTAATCTTTAGTATTGGAACATCTAATCCAAGTAAATGTTATTACTACTATAATAATACATCACTTTGGCCGTATAAAACTTGACGAGTGgtggtgaagtgctttgaaatgcttaGATCAGAGGAAGCCTCAGACAATCCATTTTGAAAGCTATTATTATACCTGTTTGCCACAGAGGTGAACGAAGGTCAGACAGGGAGTGATTGGGAGAGTCAAAAAAAGACGACAACAGTTGGGACTCTTCATGCCAAAAATTTACTCCAGCTCTTGAACCCCACTGGACACTTACCGTTCATGGCTTCCAGCTATGTCACTCACCTGAGAGTAACTCTTAGAAAGGCTCATTCTCGAATTTTTCTTAGTTtgttctcatgatttttgggggaaTTTTTCCGTGAAACATCTTCTGATCTAAATGTGAAACATAATAAAAAATCAAGGGTTTTGCAATCCACTTTATTTGAAGGTGGTGGGTATTTACATTTGAGTAGATTTTAATTATCTCGTACCAAACTGAAGTGAATTGAATTATCTGGTACCACATCTGAATTAAATGTGGAGAGTTTTATTCCTGTACAACACATGAACAAGCTTGAAATGTACACACTTGTAATTTCTTTGGACAATTACTATCCTCATGGATAGAGAAGGCGATGTCAAAGAGACGACCCACCCTGTACCtcgtttcacaaagctgaaagaATTCATCACCATTGGGTCACGATGACCCGTTCGAGACGTGTGTTtccaaggaaagaaaaaatagcaCACACAGTGCAGTTGGTGACTTCATCCCAATGGGTGACATGCCTTAAAGCAAGTTTTTGAAGCTTGAATTATATAATGTGATTTATAATGCTAACATACTCATGGGAAAGAAATTGAGAGACTTTTAATTCCTTTGGAGAAGTGCTGTATTAATGTATAAAGGAGAGACAGTTAAAGTGGACCAAAATtagccagttttttttttaatcattgatgCTTAGTTCCATGGATGCACACATTTTTTAACAAGACATACTAACCTTGTCTTCTAAAAGAGTGCCACAGGGATGGAGCACGTGCTTAGCCCGTGGCAGGAGGAGTCAGAAGTATTGGATTGTATTTCTGTTTCTGCAACTCACACCCGTGCAACCTTCACCTCAATGTGCTTCTTTTTTCTCTACCTAGAAATCAGGAATAGTAAGGATGTTAGGACTGGAAATTGTTCAGCGTTCTTAGAACTCAAGATTTCAAAGCACCTAAGAACAGTCATTGGTGTTTTATAAATGCAAAGAGATGTATCCTTAGAATATTATTAAATTGTTTTGGGATTAGAAGCCTCTGCATTGACTAGTAGAgtcacctgaaaaaaaaaatagaggccAAGGTTTCTTGTGTTATTCCTTTAATCAGGTCTTGATTCAAAGCCAAAGAATTTGGGGATATTGCATTTTCATTCAAATGTAATTTTGcatttggtatttttaaaattattttataggAAAATGAAGGTGCTCTCAAGGTGGAAATCAGCACAGTTGCTTCAACTTCAAAGCAATTCTGGGCCTTAAAATCAAAGGAAGATATTTCTGCCTTCTTCCCTGGATACCAAAAGCACTCCTAGAGATATAGTTTACACTTAAAACAACATTCTGGTTCTTGCAGGATTTTTTTCAGCAATACGGCCCATAGCTGGTCATATCTCATCCCACAGCACTCTCCTCCTTTACCAAGAATCCATGATTTCAACCTCTCCTGGGCTTCTTCCAGGGCTCAGTCAGCTGCATTACCTTGCAAGACTTCAGTTTCTTGTCAGCTCAGTCATAGAGAGATGGTTTCTGACAGAGTACAAGTTCCACAACTTAACTCAAAACCTTGCTATAGAAGAGCACTGCTTCCTTTCACTCCCTACCGTCCCTTCCcttgaccttgagcaaatcaacTCTAGGCATCCCTTTGAGACAGCATTGGTGACACAAGTGGAGGTCCAATGTTAGGTCACATTTTAATCACTGGAGGTTGAAATTCACTCCTGGGCAGAGAATCATCAGAAAATCTCGTACTATACTTAAGTCCTTGCAAAGACGTAGTTTGAAAGTTTAAAGTAGAACTAAAGCTGTCCATAGTCATTATTCGATCCCCCTGCCAAAGGGTGAATTCGAGACTTAAGGTCATGACAGGAAACACACTGAAGGCAAAGGAATATTTCCAATTGATTAAAAAGGGAATTGGATCTGAGATGGGGATGGAGGTTGTGAGAATGCAGAAAAATAGCTCTCTGCTTCCAAGCAGGTTTATAATGAAATGTCCAGTGCCCCTAAGAATGACCAGTATGAACAGAAAGGACcaaaggggagtgggggaggtttagattggatattaggaaaaactttttcactaagagggtggtgaaacactggaatgcgttacctagggaggtggtagaatctccttccttagaggtttttaaggtcaggcttgacaaagccctggctgggatgatttaacggggaattggtcctgcttcgagcagggggttggactagatgaccttcaggggtcccttccaaccctgatattctatgattctatgatctgctcaGGAGAGCCAGTTGTGCTACTGAAGCAGCTCTGAATCACCTTGACATGCATTCTCATTGGTGTGATCCAATCTGGCAATTCCTACATTCTTATGAGCAGAAATGCCCACTGAAGATTCTTACACTCAGATGGTGTAATTTAGGGTcgctccatggaagtcagtggacctGAACCCATTTTACCAGAGCTGAGGATCTTGTCCTTAGTGATTtctttggagaaaggaaaagTTTCTGTTCCTTCCTTAGCAAGTATTGGTGACTCCCAGGGTTTGGAAAACCAAAGAGCCACACTCTGACACTGGACTCaactggtttgcatgcagaggttGAATCctcaagggaaagggaaagatcAGCATTATCCCAGCCAAGTTCTCTTTGAGAAATGTCTATAACGGTCACAGCATCCCAGGTATCCTTCAAAGAAATAATTACACTTATTCCAGGCGGTGTTTTTAGACAGGTCACTGAGAGGGCTTCAAATGGGAAAATTGGGAGGTACATTTAGTGTGAGTGGATAAGAGGCAAAGAAAGAGGAAATAGGAACAAATATATAGCCAAAAAGATAGGAACTAAGTCCACTCCTCCTGTCTCTCTCAGGCCCCACGTAGACCTCACTACTACAGTAACTGAGGTTTGAGTCCTTTCTTTCACTGGCACATATACCTTCTTTTTACTCTACTCCCtgttgtgtgtttcaggtttacctccatcaCAGAAAGATGTCTTGTTCCAGCCAGTACTatccagaatgcggggtggcccGGCCCAGTCCAGTTTCTGGCAGCTTCAATGAGCCGTGCGttaggcagtgccctgactccaaAATAGTGATCAGACCATCACCAGTTGTCGTGACCATcccaggaccaattctcagcaatttCCCTCAGCAGAGTGAAGTGGCAGCTgtaggagcacctgtggtcggagcCGGCTATGGGGGTTCATTCGGTTTGGGGGGATTGTACGGCGGCTATGGAGGCCATTATGGAGGATTGTATGGTTACGGGGGATTAGGTGCTTACGGGGGCCATTATGGATTCGGGGGATTGAGTGGTTACGGGGGCCGTTATGGTGGATGGTGTGGTTACGGGGGAGGTTACGGTTATGGAGGATTATCCGGTTCCGGGGTATCTTGCCATAGGTACCTGAGTGGAAGCTCTATGCCATGTTAAACCCTGCAGGAATATCAATGGTAAAAGAAAAGACCAGGAAATGAAGAACAAGCTACAGATTCAGATGGAGATTTCAGAAGCGCtgtgcaggcatggctccacttgaATTCAACGCGAGCTGTGTCTGCTCAGCGCCTTTGTCTCCTAGACCCATTTCTAATGTTATGCTTATAAACTCTTTCTGCCAATGCTTTCCCAACCGCGTGCTTAGTCTCTCAGTCACATGTGGACTCATTCTGAATTACACTCAGGCTGTTTGCACTAACCCCGTAGTCTGACGGAAAGAGGGGCCTTAAGACAGGCATTAGTTGTATTTATTATCACTCGAATTTGTTTGTCCAACTCTGCACCTgcgaaaaaggaaaaacaacttcTTGCCTCAAATGCATCATAAGGAAGCGGGTGATTGGTCGCAGCCCTTCTGGAAACACGTGAAATACCTTCTTTCTGTTgtgtattatttttttctgtaactGTGTATTGCAAATTTCATTCTCATTAAAAACTATGCTGCATTGTAATATTGGTCTTCTGGTTTTCCTTGTTCCTCCCTCCTTGTTTAGAAATCCTGCTgcatgaaattcatccctgtagaGCAGGCAGCACCAGGCACCTCTCAAGTTGCAACTTTCGAAGGCATGGAGTGATAGGAGATTAAAGCCCTTTAAGTGGTTCATAGCGATGTGGAAGCTTTTCGAGATATTAAAAGATCACAGCTGTAGAGTTTGACAATCAAGTCTGTTTGCCACCATTTTTAATTCCTTGCTTCACCCTGGTCTGTCACAACATAACGAAAACACAATAAAAGCTGAAGATCAAAAAGTTTCTACTTTTTGCAGCTGCTGTTAGAAAGTTAAAAGGCTTAAAGAAACGCTCCTTATTCCTGGATAGGAGAGAACCTAGCCTGATTCTCCTTGACACTAAAGTCTTGTGATACTCCTCTGGCATTTAAAAGAGGCAGGAAAGTCACTACAAATGTAGGTCCCATACACCTTAAGGCCCTGCTGCCTTTGCACTTTACAGAGTGGTGTAACAACCCATAgtgcagtagagaatcaggcccactgtgttGATAATAGTGGAAGCGCATAGCCAGGAATGCATTAGAAGACCCATCCTGTGAATGATGGGAAACATTTGGCatgtttgcagaggtgctgatcaAGTGTAGCTCTTTTGTTATTTCACAAAGAGTTCGATGTACTCAGCACTTCTCAAAGACAGGCCTATGCGCTAAACGATCAATCTGTATCTTGCTGTTCATTTCCTGgttcttcctttttctttgcaTATGCCTACTGGGTTTAACAGAGCCCACTGTTTCCATTAAGGTACCCATGGCCCCATCACCATCCCCGCAACACTATATTCCTCCCACAACCATAAAGTGCCTTGTAACCACAGAATCTCTCCTAACCATATGAATCCCGATAACCATGACATGTCCCAGAACCACAGGGACCCCCCAACTACATAAACCTCCATAATGCTATAAGGTTCTATCACTACATAGGGCCCCATCACCACCTCCACtgtcagctgctgctgaagaTCCCACTGTGCTTTCCTGAGGGAAAGAACTGACCATTGGTCCTGAGAAGATCATGACAAAGGGTGGGTGGTTGGATCAGCACTGTGGGCTCAGGGCACTACCTTAAGGAAGGCTTGTTGAAGCTGTCCACACATGCTTTGTGGAAAGTCTCTCCACACATTTGTGAAACAAGACATCTTTCTGCAGTGGAGATAAATCTGAGAAACGCAGCAGGCAAGAGAGTAAATTTAAGGTGCGTGGATAAGtggaataaaaatgtttatattgaGCTCCTAATTCAATTGAGGTCACAAAGACAcgtaaagagagagacagaaggagagagaaagcaagaaagcaagcaagaaagaaagatCTACCCACTATTTTGAATTTTTGTGACTTTCTTTGTCCTAAATAACCCTGTCTCTAAGCACTATATAATATCTATCACTAATGCACGCGATTATTGGTCCATTAAAAATTATACCACGGAACTTGACTGGGATAGCATTAGCAATGCCATTTTCCTTGTTAGGATGTTAGGAGTTCAGGTCAGCATCAGAATGTGCTGCTTTGGTGTGTAAACCTCAGTGTGTCACCAACACTTGCTGATCAACGAAGGGAAGTGTTtggcttctttttaaaataaaaaaaccccactaaacACCacgtcctcagctggtgtaaatgtgcGCTGtttcactgatttcactggagctaCACTAAGTGAGACCAGATGAGTAACTGCACCTATAATCACTTGTGCATATGAGACGGTAGCAACTGCCAtacaggaagagaagagtggcccATCCAGTACAATATCATGTCTCAATGAGTGCCACTTACCAGCTGCATCAGAAGAAAGCAGAAGAAGAACGAATTAAGCCTCTATGGAGGAAACTTGGGGAGTTTCTTCCAAGACCCTAAATTAAAAATTGGGGGTGAGAATTTTCAGAGCTACCCAAGGGATGTGACTGCCCAAGTTCCTCAGATAGTGAGTTTTTGATGCTTGAATGATATACTATGATTTGCAATGCTACCACCGCCAAGGAAAAGATAGAAATTGCGAGACTTGTAATTCCTTTGGAGAAGTGTTGTCCTCAAGTGTAAAGAAGAAACAATTACAGTGTATCAAACGTTAGTCTTTTTTTCACTGTTGATGCTTAGATCCAAGGATGCACACATTTTTTAGCAAGAGATATTACTAATGTCGCCTTGTAACAGCGTGTAACAGGGGTGAACCTCGAACTTACTCTGTGTTACGAGGAGTCAGAACTATTGGGTTGTATTTCTGTTTCTGGAACTGACCCCCGTGTGACCTTCACCTCCACGTGCCTCTTGTTCTATGCCAAAAAAAACAAGGATAGTAAGGTTGTTACGGGTGGAAGTTTTTCGGCGTTCTCAGAACTCAAGATTCCAAAGCACCTGACAAACACGTATTGGTGTTTCACACATAAAAAGGGTTGTATTCTTAGAAGATTAATAAATTGTTCCTGGGATTAGACGCCTCTGCAATGAGTAATagagtcacttaaaaaaaaaatagaggccACGGGCTCTCATGTCATTCCTTTAATCAGGTCGTGATTCAAAGCCAAAGAATTTGGggatatttcattttcatttgaatGTAATTTTGCATTTGGTGTATTTATAGGAAAACGAAGGGGCTCCCTTGGCGTTAATCCGCAGAGTTGCTTCAAACTGAAAGAGGTGCAGGGCCTTAAAGTCAAAGGAGGACATTTCTGCCTTCTTCCCTGGATATAGAATGCACTCCTAGAGATATATTTTACACTTAAAACAACATTCTGGTTCTTGCAGGAATGTTTTATGCAACATAACCTGTGGCTGGTGGGACTCTATGTCAAATCACAGCCAAAAGCCCTTTCCTCCTTCACCCATAATCCATGATTTCCATCTCTCCTGGGCTTCTTCCAGGGCTTAGTCAGTCCATTATCTTGCAAGACCTCAGTTTCTTGTCAGCTCAGTCATAGAGAGatggaactacaggccagtcagcctcacctcagtccctggaaaaatcatggagcaggtcctcaaggaatcaattctgaagcacttagaggagaggaaggtgatcaggaacagtaagcatggtttcaccaagggcaagtcatgcctgactaatctaattgccttctatgacgagataactggctctgtggatgaggggaaagcggtggacgtgttgttccttgactttagcaaagcttttgacacggtctcccacagtattcttgccagcaagttaaagaagtatgggctggatgaatggactatcaggtggatagaaagctggctagattgtcgggctcaacaggtagagatcaatggctccatgtctagttggcagccagtatcaagtcgagtgcctcaagggtcggtcctggggccggttttgttcactatcttcataaatgatctggaggacggtgcggattgcaccctcagcaagtttgcagatgacactaaactgggagaagcggtaggtacgctggagggtagggataggatacagagggccctagacaaattagaggattgggccaaaaagaaatctgacgaggttcaacaaggacaagtgcagagtcctgcacttaggacggaagaatcccatgcaccgctacagactagggaccaaatggctcggcagcagtactgcaaaaaaggacctaggggttacagtggacgagaagctggatatgagtcaacggtgtacccttgttgccaagaaggccaatggcattttgggatgtataagtaggggcattgccagcagattgagggacgtgatcattcccctctagtcaacattggtgaggcctcatctggagtactgtgtccagttttgggccccacactagaagaaggatgtggaaaaattggaaagagtccagcggagggcaacaaaaatgattaggggagtggaacacatgacttatgaggagaggctgagagaactgggattgttcagtctgcagaagagaagaatgaggggggatttgatagctgctttcaactacctgaaagggggttccaaagaggatggctccagactgttctcagtggtagctgatgacagaacaaggagtaacggtctcaagttgcagtgggggaggtttaggttggatactaggaaaaacattttcactaggagggtggtgaaacactggaatgcgttacctagggaggtggtggaatctccctccttcgatatttttaaggtcaggcttgacaaagccttggctgggatgatttagttggggattggtcctgctttgagcaaggggttggactagatgacctcctgaggtcccttccaaccctgatattctatgattctatggtttctAACAGAGTACAAATTTAATGATTTAACTGAAAACCTTTCTAGAAAAGAGCACTGCTTCCTTcaactcccccctctcccttccatggACCCATGAGTAAATCTGGTCTAGGAAACCCTTTGAGATACCATTGGTGACACAAGTGGCGGTCCTATGTTAGGTCAAGGTTTAATCATCgtaaggtgaaattcacctctgggcAGAGGGCCAACACAAAGGCCCATGCTCCACTGAAGTCTCTACTCAGAGGTAGTTTGAAAGTTTAAAGTGGGGCTAAAATTGTCCACAGGCATCGTACTATCCCCCTGCCAAAAAGTGAATTTGAGACTTAAGGTCATGACAGGAAAgacactgaaggcaatggaatgaTTCCGATTGTTTTCAAAGGGAATTGGATCTGACCCGTTGGGGGTGGAGCTTGTGAGAAAGCAGAAAAATGGATCTTTGCTTCCTGGCAAGTTTATCATGAACTGTAGAATGCCCCTAACAATGACCTGCATGAACTGAAAGGACCAAAGGGGATATCTGTTCAGGACAGCCAGTTGTGCTACTGATGCAATTCTGAATCACCTTGACATGCATGCTCATTGCAGCACCAAGAGAGTCACTGGAATGATACTAGGAATGCAGATTGCAACGTGCATGTCACTCCCTTTGAGGCTGAGATTAGCCCAATACTCCCAAACCCTGAGAAAACAGCTCCATCAAAAGAAGGATTTACCGAGGCATGCAACTTTGTTTGGTAACTAAATGGGACTTCCTGTACCAAACGCATCAcagatcctccaggcagtcctagACACTGTATAAAAGCGCTCACAACTCAGGGTCCTTCTAAACACTTCTCCACACTTCAGCTCCTCGGTCAACTGGGTAAGTCCAATTTGAATCAAACTCTTTCTAACATCAAGAGGTGTCACAGTAGGATCCATTTCCATTTAAGACTGAATCTTGCATGTACGCTCTGTGATTTTTATCAGGGATTAGAGCGTTGTTCCATACATAATTATCTTGTGTAGATAATCAGTAGCTGGTTGTGGTGGATCCATGATTTGAAGCCAAAGGTGGGGATTTTAGGAGCACCAAATGCAATTGAGAAACATATTTCCTAATAACTGGAAATTGATTTCGGGCATTTAAATCTTCCTAAAGTAATTTTAGAAAGTTTCTTAGCCATTTTTTGCTTGGCtagattaggaagaaactttcccagtTTATTCCATACATGGCCAATTTAGGGGTCTTCTACTTTATTTGGAAGTAGCCGTTACTCCTCACTATTGGAGGCAGGAGAATTATTAAGCTGACAACTGGTGTGATCCAGTCTAGCAATTCCAATGTTCTTATGAGGAGAAATACCCATTGAAGATTTTTATACTCAGATGGTATAATTTATTGTCgctccatagaagtcagtggacCTGAACCCATTTTACCAGAGCTGAGGATCTTGTCCTTAGTGATTtatttgaagaaaagaaaagtttctgTTTATTCATCCGCAAGTATTCGTGACTcccaaggtttagaaagccaAAGAGCCACATTCTGGCACTGGACTCAACTGGTTTGAATGCAGAGGTTGAATCTTCAAAGGAAAGCCAATGATAGCAGTATCCCAGCCATGTTCTCTTTGAGCAATGTCTATAATGGACACCGAATCCCGGGGGTCCGTCAATGAAATAGTTACTCTTACTGGTTTTTCAGACAAAGTCATTGAGAAGGGTTCAAATGGGCCTGTTGGGAGGGAAGTTTACTGTGAGTGGATAAGAGGCATAGAAAGAGGAAATAGGGACCAATACGCAGCCACAAACATAGGGACTAAATCCACTCCTTCTCTCTCTTGGGCCCCACAGCGACATCACTGCAAGAGTAACCGAGTTTTGAGTCTTTTCTTCCACTGACACTAGTACCTTTTCTTTACTCTATTccctgtcaacctctggaactccttgccagaggctgttgtgaaggccagtactataatggggttcaagagggagctagatagattcatgaaagataggtccatcaatggctatgagccaggatgggcaggagtggtgtcctctgttttccagaagctgggattgggtgacagggcatggatcacttgatgataacctggtctttccctttggggcacctgccattggccactgtcagaggacaggatactgggcttgatggacctttgatctgacccagtatggccattcttatcttcttatgttttgttgtgtgtttcaggtttgCACACAGAAAGATGTCTTGCTCCAGCCTGTGCTatccagaatgcggggtggcccAGCCCAGTCCAGTTTCTGGCAGCTGGAACGAGCCATGTGttaggcagtgccctgactctgaAGTGGTCATCAGACCATCACCCGTTGTCGTGACCATcccgggaccaattctcagcacttTCCCTCAGCAGAGTGAAGTGGCAGCTgtaggagcacctgtggtcggagcCGGCTACGGGGGTTCATTCGGTGTGGGGGGATTGTACGGGGGCTATGGAGGCCGTTACGGAGGATTGTATGGTTACGGGGGATTAGGTGCTTATGGAGGCCGTTACGGAGGATTGTATGGTTACGGGGGATTAGGTGCTTATGGGGGCCGTTATGGTTACGGGGGATTGAGTAGTTACGGGGGCCGTTATGGTGGACTGTGCGGTTACGGGGGATTGTATGGTTATGGGGGTGGTTTCGGGGGATTGTGTGGTTACGGGGGCCCTTATGGCGGACTGTGCGGTTATGGGGGCCGTTATGGTGGACTGTGTGGTTACGGGGGAGGTTACGGTTATGGAGGATTATCCGGTTCTGGGGTATCTTGCCATAGGTACCTGAGTGGAAGCTGTACACCATGTTAAACCCTGCAGGAATATCAATGGTAAAAAAAAGACCAGGAAATGAAGAACAAGCTACAGATTCAGATGGAGATTTCAGAAGCGCtgtgcaggcatggctccacttgaATTCAACGCGAGCTGTGTCTGCTCAGCGCCTTTGTCTCCTAGACCCATTTCTAATGTTATGCTTATAAACTCTTTCTGCCAATGCTTTCCCAACCGCGTGCTTAGTCTCTTAGTCACATGTGGACTCATTCTGAATTACACTCAGGCTGTTTGCACTTACCCCTCAGTGTGAAGGAAACAGGGGCCTTAAAACAGGCATCAGTTGTATTTATTATCGCTTTAATTTGTTTGTCCAACTCTGCACCTgcgaaaaaggaaaaacaacatcTCGCCTCAAATGCATCGCAAGGAAGCGGGTGATCAGTCGCAGCCCCTCTGGAAACACGTGAAATACCTTCTTTCTCTTGTGTATTATTTCTATCTGTAACTGTGTATTGCAAATTTCATTCTCATTAAAAACTATGCTGCATCGTAATATCGGTCTTCTGGCTTTCCTTGTTCCTCCCTCCTTGTTTAGAAATCCTGctgcatgaaattcacccctgtagaGCAGGCAGCACCAGACACCTCTCAAGTTGCAACTTTCGAAGGCATGGAGTGATAGGAGATTAAAGCCCTTTAAGTGGTTCATAGCGATGTGGAAGCTTTTCGAGATATTAAAAGATCACAGCTGTAGAGTTTGACAATCAAGTCTGTTTGCCACCATTGTTAATTCCTTGTTTCACCCTGGTCTGTCACAA
This window harbors:
- the LOC142069925 gene encoding uncharacterized protein LOC142069925, translating into MSCSSLCYPECGVAQPSPVSGSWNEPCVRQCPDSEVVIRPSPVVVTIPGPILSTFPQQSEVAAVGAPVVGAGYGGSFGVGGLYGGYGGRYGGLYGYGGLGAYGGRYGGLYGYGGLGAYGGRYGYGGLSSYGGRYGGLCGYGGLYGYGGGFGGLCGYGGPYGGLCGYGGRYGGLCGYGGGYGYGGLSGSGVSCHRYLSGSCTPC